A genome region from Mesorhizobium sp. B2-1-8 includes the following:
- a CDS encoding DUF2946 family protein: MPVALVAAYLLLLQSTLGAFAFSTGPSAAQLDAFGNVICTHDGATQLPGGDQHPSHLPACCTLGCSMFSPTYAPPPDAGLALASLSFEAVAFVFPATTHLDFARERSPSNPRAPPLAA, encoded by the coding sequence ATACCGGTCGCGCTTGTCGCGGCCTATCTGCTGTTGCTCCAGTCTACACTTGGCGCGTTCGCTTTCAGCACCGGGCCGAGTGCCGCGCAACTCGATGCCTTCGGCAACGTCATCTGTACCCACGACGGCGCCACCCAGCTTCCCGGCGGCGACCAGCATCCATCCCATCTGCCGGCCTGCTGCACACTCGGCTGCAGCATGTTTTCTCCAACCTATGCGCCGCCGCCCGATGCCGGGCTTGCGCTTGCGTCCCTTTCCTTCGAAGCCGTCGCCTTCGTCTTCCCGGCGACCACGCATCTCGACTTCGCCCGTGAACGGTCCCCGTCGAACCCGCGCGCGCCGCCACTGGCGGCTTGA
- a CDS encoding YcnI family protein, whose product MNKYLLAAGAFLVLGTNAALAHITLETQEAAVGSTYKAVLRVPHGCDGKATTAVRVQIPEGVIAVKPMPKPGWTLQTKKGKYEKSYQLYGQAVADGVKEVDWSGGNLPDEFYDEFVFRATLTADLPAGKKLYFPVVQECGDAAARWIEIPAAGQDEDALETPAPGIKLTPKK is encoded by the coding sequence ATGAACAAGTATCTTTTGGCGGCTGGCGCATTTCTCGTGCTGGGGACAAATGCCGCCTTGGCGCATATCACGCTCGAAACCCAGGAGGCGGCCGTCGGCTCGACCTACAAGGCCGTCTTGCGCGTGCCGCATGGCTGCGACGGCAAGGCGACGACCGCCGTGCGCGTGCAGATCCCGGAAGGGGTGATCGCGGTGAAGCCGATGCCGAAGCCCGGCTGGACGCTGCAGACCAAGAAGGGCAAGTACGAAAAATCCTACCAGCTCTATGGCCAGGCGGTGGCCGATGGGGTGAAGGAAGTCGATTGGAGCGGCGGCAATCTGCCGGATGAATTCTACGACGAGTTCGTCTTCCGGGCGACGCTGACGGCTGATCTGCCCGCCGGCAAGAAGCTCTACTTCCCGGTGGTGCAGGAATGCGGCGATGCCGCCGCCCGCTGGATCGAGATTCCGGCCGCCGGACAGGATGAGGACGCGCTGGAGACCCCGGCGCCCGGCATCAAGCTCACGCCGAAGAAATGA
- a CDS encoding GntR family transcriptional regulator, with translation MSKSNNVYKDAYNRCLRLLDETRSLPSEPELGALLGVSRTTVRSILARMEETGLIAWNKRAKTVLRDPRSDDFFPEEETDTLAEIIERSFMRRLLAGGAEAGMQINELELAREIGVGTTSVREFLIRFSRFGLIEKRRNSHWVLKGFTRAFALELTEIREMFELRSAAAFTALPQDSPVWGDLDRLEEEHRVLAREIATRFNEFSELDERLHRLIHRASRNRFIVDFYDVIAMIFHYHYQWNKAQERERNEVAIGEHLAYIEALKSRDLGKVDAACRKHLKSARQTLLTSIPESRPSLSAALPQH, from the coding sequence ATGTCGAAGAGCAACAACGTCTACAAGGACGCCTACAACCGCTGCCTCAGGCTGCTCGACGAGACGCGCAGCCTGCCGTCGGAACCTGAGCTGGGTGCGCTGCTCGGCGTCAGCCGCACGACTGTGCGCAGCATCCTGGCGCGCATGGAGGAAACCGGGCTGATCGCCTGGAACAAGCGCGCCAAGACGGTGCTGCGCGATCCTCGTTCCGACGACTTCTTTCCCGAGGAAGAGACCGACACACTGGCCGAGATCATCGAGCGGTCGTTCATGCGCAGGCTGCTGGCCGGCGGCGCCGAGGCCGGCATGCAGATCAACGAGCTCGAACTGGCGCGCGAGATCGGCGTCGGCACCACCAGCGTGCGCGAGTTTCTGATCCGCTTCTCCCGTTTCGGCCTGATCGAAAAACGCCGCAACAGCCATTGGGTGCTGAAGGGTTTTACGCGGGCCTTCGCGCTGGAACTGACCGAGATCCGCGAAATGTTCGAATTGCGTTCGGCTGCCGCCTTCACCGCGCTGCCGCAGGACAGTCCGGTCTGGGGTGATCTCGACCGGCTGGAGGAGGAACACCGCGTTCTGGCACGCGAGATCGCGACGCGCTTCAATGAGTTCTCGGAACTGGACGAGCGCCTCCACCGGCTCATCCATCGCGCCTCGCGCAACCGCTTCATCGTCGATTTCTACGACGTCATCGCCATGATCTTCCACTACCACTACCAGTGGAACAAGGCGCAGGAGCGCGAGCGCAACGAAGTCGCGATCGGCGAGCATCTCGCCTATATCGAGGCACTCAAGTCGCGCGACCTCGGCAAGGTCGATGCAGCCTGCCGCAAGCACCTGAAGTCGGCACGCCAGACATTGCTGACCTCGATCCCGGAAAGCCGGCCGTCCTTGAGTGCCGCGTTGCCGCAGCATTGA
- a CDS encoding copper chaperone PCu(A)C, translated as MSHSFRMSAGTVFGHALSRFRADLGIAALALVFLGAQAVLAHEFKVGDLEIEHPWSRATPAGAKVAGGYFTILNKGSAADRLLSISSDVSEKAELHQMGVKDGVMTMRPVDGGLEIPAGGKVALAPGGYHLMFIGLKRQPKQGEKFAATLTFEKAGTVSVEFAVEGMGEMGGMDDHAN; from the coding sequence ATGTCCCATTCTTTCCGTATGTCGGCGGGCACTGTGTTCGGCCACGCCCTGTCTCGCTTCAGAGCCGATCTCGGCATTGCGGCGTTAGCCCTTGTGTTCCTTGGCGCCCAGGCAGTCCTGGCGCATGAATTCAAGGTCGGCGATCTCGAAATCGAACATCCCTGGTCGCGCGCCACACCGGCCGGCGCCAAGGTGGCCGGGGGCTATTTCACCATCCTCAACAAGGGCAGTGCCGCGGACCGGCTGCTGTCGATTTCCTCCGACGTCTCCGAAAAGGCCGAGCTGCATCAAATGGGCGTCAAGGACGGCGTCATGACCATGCGGCCAGTTGACGGTGGCCTGGAAATCCCGGCAGGCGGCAAAGTTGCCCTGGCGCCCGGCGGCTATCACCTGATGTTCATCGGCCTGAAGCGGCAACCCAAGCAGGGTGAAAAATTCGCCGCCACGCTGACCTTCGAGAAGGCCGGTACGGTCAGCGTCGAGTTCGCCGTCGAAGGCATGGGCGAAATGGGCGGCATGGACGACCACGCCAATTGA
- a CDS encoding UxaA family hydrolase, with protein MNVSNTILLSPADNVAVANGRIEIGTALPGGALAAAVIEPGHKVAIKPIAAGEAVVKYAQAIGRTTQDIAPGEHVHSHNLVFEAGRLPVVPPSEAEHATEADRARTFMGYRRADGRAGTRNFIGIIASVNCSATVCHSIADTANRTLLPKYPGIDGFVPIVHGQGCGMSATGDGMMVLHRTLAGYARHPNFGGVLMVGLGCEVNQLTLYGQKGAAAGKRHFNIQDAGGSRKSVEKAMGVLAEIAEEVGQLKREPIPVSEIVVGLQCGGSDGMSGITANPALGAAVDILAGVGGIGILSETTEIYGAEHLLAYRAASPEIAKKLDGYVKWWEDHVAKHGASIDNNPSPGNKRGGLTTILEKSLGAVAKGGQTPLNGVFGYAEKVTGNGLVFMDTPGYDPVSATGQVAGGANVIVFTTGRGSCFGCRPTPSIKVATNSTMYHQMEEDMDVNCGVIASGEKTIAGMGREIFELIVETASGRKTKSEDFGYGDNEFVPWHLGATL; from the coding sequence GTGAACGTCTCGAACACCATTCTTCTGTCTCCCGCCGACAATGTCGCCGTTGCCAATGGCCGTATCGAGATAGGTACCGCGCTGCCGGGCGGCGCGCTCGCTGCCGCCGTCATCGAGCCTGGCCACAAGGTGGCGATCAAGCCGATTGCCGCGGGTGAAGCCGTGGTCAAATACGCCCAGGCGATCGGCCGCACCACACAGGACATCGCGCCGGGCGAGCATGTCCATTCGCACAATCTGGTCTTCGAGGCCGGCCGCCTGCCGGTGGTGCCGCCGAGCGAGGCCGAGCACGCAACCGAAGCCGACCGCGCCCGCACCTTCATGGGCTATCGCCGCGCCGACGGCCGCGCCGGCACACGCAACTTCATCGGCATCATCGCCAGCGTCAATTGCTCGGCCACCGTCTGCCATTCGATCGCCGACACCGCCAACAGGACCTTGCTGCCGAAATATCCCGGCATCGATGGCTTCGTGCCGATCGTCCATGGCCAGGGTTGCGGCATGAGCGCCACCGGCGACGGCATGATGGTGCTGCACCGGACCTTGGCCGGCTATGCCCGCCACCCGAACTTCGGCGGCGTGCTGATGGTCGGCCTCGGCTGCGAGGTCAACCAGCTTACCCTCTACGGCCAGAAGGGTGCCGCCGCCGGTAAGCGCCACTTCAATATCCAGGATGCGGGCGGGTCGCGCAAATCGGTGGAAAAAGCGATGGGCGTGCTGGCCGAGATCGCCGAGGAAGTTGGTCAGTTGAAGCGCGAGCCGATTCCGGTCAGCGAGATCGTCGTCGGCCTGCAATGCGGCGGCTCCGACGGTATGTCGGGTATCACGGCCAATCCGGCGCTGGGCGCGGCCGTCGACATCCTGGCCGGCGTCGGCGGCATCGGCATCCTTTCCGAGACGACGGAAATCTACGGCGCCGAGCACCTGCTCGCCTATCGCGCCGCAAGCCCCGAGATCGCCAAGAAACTCGATGGCTATGTGAAATGGTGGGAAGATCACGTCGCCAAGCATGGCGCCTCGATCGACAACAACCCGTCGCCCGGCAACAAGCGCGGCGGCCTCACCACCATCCTGGAAAAGTCGCTCGGCGCGGTTGCCAAGGGCGGCCAGACGCCGCTCAACGGCGTGTTCGGCTATGCCGAAAAGGTCACCGGCAACGGGCTGGTGTTCATGGACACGCCCGGTTACGACCCGGTCTCGGCTACCGGTCAGGTGGCGGGCGGCGCCAATGTCATCGTCTTCACCACCGGTCGCGGTTCCTGCTTCGGCTGCCGGCCGACACCCTCGATCAAGGTCGCCACCAACTCGACCATGTATCACCAGATGGAAGAGGACATGGACGTCAATTGCGGCGTCATCGCCTCCGGCGAAAAGACCATTGCCGGCATGGGTCGCGAGATCTTCGAACTGATCGTCGAGACGGCTTCAGGCCGCAAGACCAAGAGCGAGGATTTTGGCTACGGCGATAACGAGTTCGTGCCCTGGCATCTCGGCGCGACGCTCTAG
- a CDS encoding copper resistance CopC/CopD family protein, with protein sequence MNATSPLQGPARTGKRFGWASGLFAVLMALIVMASTSQAFAHAALIKTDPADGAVLAQAPAQFSLTFGEPVSPLVLTLVTPDGTPVPLTSFRLSDQTVEIDNPRALKSGTHVLSWRVISADGHPVGGSFLFSIGAPSEPPAVSEAIDWPLRSAIWIGKVLLYAGLFLGIGGAFALAWLAGDGRAGQRFVTAAILCGLVAAPLSLGLQGLDALGTPLSHLAQPVAWRTGLGTSFGWTVLIALIALGLGLLSLAGPRATARPFSLAALAGVGVALAASGHASAAEPQWLTRPLVFVHGVGIAFWAGALVPLGLALKRQANGAVEFLRRFSGAILPVVVLLAAAGIVLAVIQVQTPSALVDTAYGRLLLLKLALLVFLFTLAGVNRWKLTASAEAGATEAQRRLTRSVGVEVLIVLAIFGVAAGWRFTPPPRALAIAAAQPVSVHIHALQAMADLSITPGHAGPVAASMIIMTGDFGPLDAKEVTLVLSKPDSGIEPLKRAATKPGDGSWRVDNLIIPVPGRWMARIDILVSDFDMVKIEAPIDIRP encoded by the coding sequence ATGAACGCGACATCCCCACTTCAAGGGCCTGCAAGGACCGGCAAGCGATTCGGCTGGGCTAGTGGGCTTTTCGCGGTGCTCATGGCGCTCATCGTCATGGCCTCGACAAGCCAGGCTTTTGCCCATGCAGCGCTGATCAAGACCGACCCGGCCGACGGCGCCGTGCTGGCGCAGGCGCCGGCTCAGTTCTCGCTGACTTTCGGCGAGCCGGTCTCGCCGCTGGTGCTGACGCTGGTGACGCCCGACGGCACGCCGGTTCCGCTGACTTCCTTCCGCCTGAGCGACCAGACCGTCGAGATCGACAATCCGCGGGCGCTCAAATCCGGCACGCATGTGCTGAGCTGGCGTGTCATTTCCGCCGATGGCCATCCGGTCGGCGGCTCGTTCCTGTTTTCGATCGGCGCGCCAAGCGAGCCGCCGGCCGTCTCCGAAGCGATTGACTGGCCGTTGCGGTCGGCGATCTGGATCGGCAAGGTTCTTCTCTATGCGGGCCTTTTCCTAGGCATTGGCGGCGCTTTCGCCCTTGCCTGGCTGGCCGGGGATGGCCGTGCCGGTCAGCGCTTTGTCACGGCCGCGATCCTGTGCGGGCTGGTGGCGGCACCCTTGTCGCTCGGCTTGCAAGGTCTCGATGCGCTAGGGACGCCGCTCTCCCATCTGGCGCAGCCGGTAGCCTGGCGCACCGGGCTCGGCACCAGCTTCGGCTGGACGGTGCTGATCGCCTTGATCGCGTTGGGGCTTGGCCTGCTGTCGCTGGCCGGACCGCGCGCGACCGCCAGGCCATTTTCTCTTGCGGCCCTCGCCGGCGTTGGCGTCGCGCTTGCCGCCAGTGGCCATGCCAGTGCGGCCGAACCGCAATGGCTGACACGGCCGCTGGTCTTCGTCCATGGCGTCGGCATCGCCTTCTGGGCCGGTGCTTTGGTGCCGCTCGGCCTCGCGCTGAAGCGTCAGGCGAACGGCGCCGTTGAATTCCTGCGCCGTTTCTCAGGGGCAATCCTGCCTGTGGTCGTCCTGCTTGCCGCGGCTGGCATCGTGTTGGCCGTGATCCAGGTGCAGACACCCTCGGCGCTGGTCGACACAGCCTATGGCCGGCTGCTGCTGCTGAAACTCGCGCTGCTGGTCTTCTTGTTCACGCTTGCCGGCGTCAATCGCTGGAAGCTCACCGCCTCGGCCGAGGCGGGAGCGACCGAGGCGCAACGCAGGCTCACCCGCTCGGTCGGCGTCGAAGTGTTGATCGTGCTGGCGATTTTCGGGGTCGCCGCCGGCTGGCGCTTCACGCCGCCACCACGGGCGCTGGCGATCGCGGCGGCGCAGCCGGTTTCGGTCCACATTCATGCGCTGCAGGCGATGGCCGATCTCAGCATCACGCCTGGCCATGCCGGGCCGGTCGCCGCCTCGATGATCATCATGACCGGCGATTTCGGGCCACTCGACGCCAAGGAAGTGACGCTGGTGCTGTCGAAACCCGATTCCGGCATCGAGCCGCTGAAGCGCGCGGCAACCAAGCCCGGCGACGGCAGCTGGCGTGTCGACAACCTCATCATCCCGGTTCCCGGCCGCTGGATGGCGCGCATAGACATCCTGGTCTCGGACTTCGACATGGTGAAGATCGAGGCGCCGATCGACATCAGGCCGTAA
- a CDS encoding aldo/keto reductase: MKRRRIGQTALEVTEISFGGAAIGGLYRACSREAAMETLQGAWEAGLRYFDTAPFYGFGLSERRFGDFLRYKPRDSYVLSTKVGRLFRPVPEDQVPDHSYVDPLPFALEYDYSYDGIMRSVDFSYARLGLNRIDILYVHDIGVYTHGVEKTKLHFRQLMDGGLKALEELKRAGTISAYGLGVNEVQICLDVMRRAPLDCILLASRYSLLDRSAEAELLPLCRAQQTSLVIGGVFNSGILATGPVQGAHFDYQPASRDVLDRVDAMEKIAGEGGYPLAAAAFQFPLHEPAVATVLTGTARLANLTRNLELLDIDVPETEYAKYRPYTVVQKLS; this comes from the coding sequence ATGAAAAGACGCCGCATCGGCCAGACGGCACTGGAGGTCACCGAGATCAGCTTCGGCGGCGCTGCGATCGGCGGCCTCTACCGGGCCTGTTCGCGCGAAGCGGCGATGGAAACGCTGCAAGGCGCGTGGGAAGCCGGCCTGCGCTATTTCGACACCGCGCCCTTCTACGGTTTCGGCCTGTCGGAGCGTCGCTTCGGCGATTTCCTGCGCTACAAGCCACGCGATTCCTACGTGCTGTCGACCAAGGTCGGCCGCCTGTTCCGCCCGGTGCCGGAAGACCAGGTGCCGGACCATTCCTATGTCGATCCGCTACCCTTCGCGCTCGAGTACGACTATTCCTATGACGGCATCATGCGGTCGGTCGACTTCAGCTATGCGCGGCTTGGGCTAAACAGGATAGACATCCTGTATGTGCACGACATCGGCGTTTACACGCATGGTGTCGAGAAGACCAAACTGCACTTTCGCCAGTTGATGGACGGCGGGCTCAAGGCGCTCGAGGAGCTGAAGCGGGCCGGCACGATTTCGGCCTACGGGCTCGGCGTCAACGAAGTCCAGATCTGCCTCGACGTGATGCGCCGGGCGCCGCTCGACTGCATCCTGCTCGCCAGCCGTTATTCCTTGCTCGACCGCAGCGCGGAAGCCGAACTGCTGCCGCTGTGCCGTGCGCAACAGACGTCGCTGGTCATCGGCGGCGTTTTCAACTCGGGCATATTGGCGACCGGGCCGGTGCAGGGCGCGCATTTCGACTACCAACCCGCCAGCCGCGACGTTCTCGACCGTGTCGACGCCATGGAGAAGATCGCCGGTGAAGGCGGTTATCCGCTGGCGGCGGCCGCGTTCCAGTTTCCTTTGCACGAACCTGCAGTTGCCACCGTGCTGACCGGTACCGCAAGATTGGCGAACCTGACACGCAACCTCGAGCTGCTCGATATCGACGTGCCGGAGACGGAATATGCCAAGTATCGTCCCTACACGGTGGTGCAGAAACTGTCTTGA